A part of Bacillus thuringiensis genomic DNA contains:
- the pbuX gene encoding xanthine permease PbuX — protein MKQHPFKIASLGMQHMLAMYAGAIIVPLIVGGGLGLNQKELTYLVSIDLLMCGVATILQALSNRFFGIGLPVVLGCTFTAVGPMIAIGKQYGVSSIYGAIIAAGLFVVIFAKLFGKLVKLFPPVVTGSVVTVIGVTLVPAAINDMAGGVGSKDFGSLENLALAFGVLLFIIIMYRFFDGFIRSISILLGLLFGTIVAAFMGKVSLQAVGEADWFHGIQPFYFGTPTFELTPIITMILVACVGIVEATGVYFALSDICNKKIGEKELTKGYRAEGLAMVLGGIFNAFPYTTYSQNVGLVQLTGVRNRVIIYTCGGMLIVLGFIPKIAAITTIIPKSVLGGAMLAMFGMVMAYGIKMLSSVDFGKQENLLIVACSVGIGLGVTVVPTLFSQLPENIRILTDNGIVLGSASAVLLNIVFNMVPQRKVKVKEEPVSMQSAVREA, from the coding sequence ATTATCGTTCCGCTTATTGTGGGCGGTGGGCTTGGTTTAAATCAAAAAGAGTTAACATATTTAGTCTCAATTGATTTATTAATGTGCGGCGTAGCAACAATTTTACAAGCACTATCAAATCGCTTTTTCGGTATTGGACTTCCAGTTGTGCTTGGTTGTACATTTACAGCGGTTGGCCCGATGATTGCAATCGGAAAACAATACGGGGTGTCTTCTATTTATGGAGCGATCATTGCTGCGGGGTTATTCGTTGTTATTTTTGCGAAATTATTTGGAAAACTTGTAAAACTATTTCCACCAGTTGTAACAGGATCTGTCGTTACCGTAATTGGAGTTACACTTGTTCCAGCAGCAATTAATGATATGGCTGGAGGAGTAGGAAGTAAGGATTTTGGTAGTCTTGAAAATTTAGCGTTAGCATTTGGTGTGTTACTATTTATCATCATTATGTATCGTTTCTTTGACGGATTTATTCGTTCAATCTCTATTTTACTAGGTCTATTGTTCGGTACAATCGTTGCAGCGTTTATGGGGAAAGTAAGTTTGCAAGCGGTTGGAGAAGCCGATTGGTTCCATGGTATTCAGCCATTTTACTTCGGTACACCAACATTTGAATTAACGCCAATTATTACGATGATCTTAGTTGCTTGCGTAGGGATTGTAGAAGCAACAGGTGTATATTTCGCATTATCTGATATTTGCAATAAAAAGATCGGTGAAAAAGAATTAACAAAAGGTTATCGTGCAGAAGGATTAGCGATGGTGTTAGGTGGTATTTTCAACGCTTTTCCATATACAACATACTCTCAAAACGTAGGACTTGTTCAATTAACTGGAGTAAGAAATCGCGTTATTATTTATACTTGTGGTGGTATGTTAATCGTTCTTGGTTTCATTCCAAAAATAGCAGCTATTACAACTATTATCCCGAAATCAGTACTTGGCGGTGCGATGTTAGCGATGTTCGGTATGGTTATGGCATATGGTATTAAAATGTTAAGTAGCGTTGATTTTGGTAAACAAGAAAACTTATTAATTGTGGCGTGTTCTGTGGGAATCGGACTTGGAGTTACAGTCGTTCCTACTTTATTCTCACAACTTCCTGAAAATATTCGTATTTTAACAGATAACGGAATTGTACTTGGAAGTGCGTCAGCAGTACTTTTGAATATTGTATTTAATATGGTGCCGCAGCGTAAAGTGAAAGTAAAAGAAGAGCCAGTGTCTATGCAAAGTGCAGTAAGAGAAGCGTAA
- a CDS encoding DUF418 domain-containing protein, which yields MTQNISQGERIHSIDMIRGIAVLGIFLVNWPVIAGIDSRDLSGIYEGLDSYIRLFYDMFIQTKFYTIFSFLFGLGFYIFMTRAEAKTDRPKTLFVRRLLILLLFGFLHYVLLWDGDILHTYAIAGFFLFLFYKREPRTILIWAIVLLSIFQFIMLIASIGIALMPREELGLSLPIMPLEDWVSQIQNRFHAFYADGIGLNAFMLPETVGLFLLGLYAGKKDIFRRTKELDPKLKKWQIIMFILTLPMWFFMVRYFLSKPSYEPIYMQAFTMFSGKTLFIFYIFTLMRLLQKERWQKILRPFQYVGRMALTNYISHTIVTLLVFGLLLKNYYPAPLWVGPLFCVGFYTLQIFISRWWLSRYQYGPLEYIWRLGTYGKMMPLKKKSKVS from the coding sequence ATGACACAAAATATTTCACAAGGCGAGAGGATACACTCCATCGATATGATTAGAGGAATAGCTGTACTAGGTATTTTTCTTGTTAACTGGCCTGTTATCGCTGGGATTGACTCACGTGATCTTTCAGGAATTTATGAGGGGCTAGATAGCTATATCCGTCTATTCTACGATATGTTTATTCAAACAAAGTTTTATACTATCTTTTCGTTTTTATTCGGCCTAGGCTTTTACATTTTTATGACTCGTGCTGAAGCGAAAACAGATCGTCCAAAAACTTTATTTGTTCGTCGCTTACTTATTTTATTATTATTCGGTTTCTTACATTACGTTCTTTTATGGGACGGAGACATTTTACATACTTATGCAATCGCTGGATTCTTCTTATTTTTATTTTATAAGAGAGAACCTCGTACCATTTTAATATGGGCAATCGTTTTATTAAGTATTTTTCAGTTTATTATGCTAATTGCTAGTATTGGTATTGCCTTGATGCCAAGGGAGGAACTCGGGTTATCCTTACCAATCATGCCACTTGAAGACTGGGTGTCACAAATACAAAATCGTTTCCATGCATTTTATGCTGATGGAATTGGACTAAACGCATTCATGCTCCCAGAAACAGTTGGGCTATTTTTACTTGGTTTATATGCCGGTAAAAAGGATATTTTCCGCCGTACGAAAGAGTTAGATCCAAAGCTTAAAAAATGGCAAATTATTATGTTCATTTTAACATTGCCAATGTGGTTCTTCATGGTCCGTTATTTCTTATCAAAACCATCTTATGAACCAATTTATATGCAGGCCTTTACAATGTTTAGCGGAAAGACATTATTCATCTTCTACATTTTCACGCTCATGCGTTTATTACAAAAAGAAAGATGGCAAAAGATATTACGCCCGTTCCAATACGTTGGCCGAATGGCGTTAACAAATTACATCTCGCATACAATTGTTACATTACTTGTATTTGGTCTATTACTCAAAAATTATTATCCTGCTCCATTATGGGTAGGACCACTATTCTGCGTCGGTTTCTACACGTTACAAATCTTTATTAGCCGCTGGTGGCTGTCACGTTATCAATACGGGCCACTTGAGTACATTTGGCGTCTTGGTACGTACGGGAAAATGATGCCACTTAAAAAGAAAAGCAAGGTCTCATAA